In Paenibacillus algicola, a genomic segment contains:
- the ruvA gene encoding Holliday junction branch migration protein RuvA yields the protein MIDFLRGQVAHLENEYIVLDVHGVGYRVFCPNPFAFAKQEGEVTVFTHHHVREDAILLYGFSTREEQRLFRKLIEVSGIGPRVALGILGGGSPDHLVSAIYQENISFLIKLPGIGKKTAQRMILDLKDKLEGFQSTVVNTGLFAMPEETAGEAGYWPEAREGLKALGYTDGELDKVWQQLKAQAEGASVDVLMKKALQLLYAG from the coding sequence ATGATTGATTTTTTACGCGGCCAGGTCGCTCATCTGGAAAATGAATATATTGTGCTGGACGTCCATGGCGTCGGCTATCGGGTGTTCTGCCCCAATCCCTTTGCCTTTGCGAAGCAGGAGGGCGAGGTCACGGTGTTTACGCACCATCATGTGCGGGAGGATGCCATTCTGCTGTATGGCTTTTCTACCCGGGAAGAGCAGCGGCTGTTTCGCAAGCTAATTGAGGTCTCAGGGATTGGACCACGGGTTGCGCTCGGTATTTTGGGTGGAGGGTCGCCAGATCATCTGGTGTCTGCCATTTATCAGGAGAACATCTCCTTCTTAATCAAGCTGCCAGGGATCGGAAAGAAGACGGCCCAGCGCATGATTCTGGATTTGAAAGACAAGCTTGAGGGCTTCCAATCAACCGTCGTTAATACCGGGCTGTTTGCGATGCCTGAAGAGACTGCGGGCGAAGCCGGCTACTGGCCGGAGGCACGAGAAGGCCTGAAGGCGCTGGGCTACACGGATGGGGAGCTGGATAAAGTATGGCAGCAGCTTAAAGCTCAGGCAGAGGGGGCATCGGTAGATGTCCTCATGAAAAAAGCGCTCCAGTTGTTATATGCAGGTTAA
- the ruvB gene encoding Holliday junction branch migration DNA helicase RuvB has product MDDRIITANLMMEDQAVELSLRPRYLAEYIGQNQVKENLKIYIEAAKMRKEALDHVLLYGPPGLGKTTLSNIIANELGVSLRTTSGPAIERPGDLAALLTNLQEGDVLFIDEIHRLHRTVEEVLYPAMEDFALDIMIGKGPSARSVRLDLPPFTLIGATTRAGLLSAPLRDRFGVVSRLEFYTVDELSYIVSRAADILNVEIVGEASNEIALRSRGTPRIANRLLKRVRDYAQVRGDGMITPDMAQEALKMLQVDPMGLDMIDHKMLHAMIHSFRGGPVGLDTIAATIGEESQTIEDVYEPYLLQIGFLQRTPRGRMVTPAGYGHLGIPYPQDRR; this is encoded by the coding sequence GTGGATGACCGAATCATCACGGCAAACCTAATGATGGAAGACCAAGCGGTCGAGCTCAGTCTCCGTCCTCGCTATCTCGCCGAATACATTGGCCAGAACCAAGTGAAGGAGAACCTCAAGATTTATATCGAGGCGGCCAAAATGCGCAAGGAAGCGCTGGATCATGTACTGCTGTACGGACCCCCAGGGCTTGGTAAAACGACATTATCTAATATTATTGCGAATGAGCTGGGCGTAAGTCTCCGAACGACCTCTGGACCTGCCATTGAGCGCCCGGGGGATCTCGCGGCTCTGCTGACCAATCTGCAGGAAGGTGATGTGCTCTTCATTGATGAGATTCACCGGCTGCACCGAACGGTAGAAGAGGTGCTGTATCCGGCGATGGAGGATTTTGCCCTGGATATTATGATTGGCAAGGGTCCCAGTGCGCGATCCGTCCGGCTGGACCTGCCTCCATTTACGCTTATTGGTGCCACAACACGCGCTGGACTCCTGTCGGCTCCGCTTCGAGACCGTTTCGGCGTAGTCAGCAGGCTGGAATTCTACACTGTGGATGAGCTTAGCTATATTGTGTCCCGGGCTGCCGATATATTAAATGTAGAAATTGTGGGAGAAGCCTCGAACGAAATTGCGCTGCGTTCCCGGGGTACACCGAGGATTGCGAACCGCTTGCTTAAGCGCGTGCGGGATTACGCCCAGGTTCGCGGGGACGGGATGATCACACCGGACATGGCCCAAGAAGCGCTTAAGATGCTTCAGGTGGATCCGATGGGGCTGGATATGATTGATCACAAAATGCTTCATGCTATGATCCACAGCTTCCGGGGAGGGCCGGTAGGCCTGGATACGATTGCTGCAACGATCGGGGAAGAAAGCCAGACCATTGAAGATGTGTATGAGCCTTATCTGCTGCAGATCGGATTTCTACAGCGGACGCCGCGGGGAAGAATGGTCACACCGGCCGGTTACGGCCATCTCGGTATTCCGTATCCACAGGATCGGCGCTAG
- a CDS encoding LysM peptidoglycan-binding domain-containing protein, with amino-acid sequence MKIHIVKQGDTLYELSQKYGVSLAKIMDANPQLVDPDQLDIGAKIKIPAEPVTVPDGSSTSIHKHTVKQGDSLWKLSKAWGVPLKNMIEANPQLKNPNALLVGEIVNIPAPSPAGAVEKKEMEAAPDLLGKTAPGSKTYTGPKEQMTAPSLPLVPDMPEAPDMPEELEIEVEIAPEIVVKPEITVSPEVVEKTVIIEKECLPDMHPSMPACPEPYTEASEAMPHFPMPCAPGDFSQSMVNPMYGGMPAPWAPTASYSMLPEMPCGCNEGSPLSPYPMWFDGGMGHPAAYPMPYGSPMSMNAGGHEMMYAGVSEYPTASGSVYPQPHEAAQHKMQSSPMAISPDYYGGVPYGQMMWGGQAIAGAGSMYHQPMHGQQQGMVMGMPSQPCQPWSTYGADMSPLPLHGPQKDCGCHGLREEDAPSQSTIQEAASEMSEGNSVTVVRPKAAKPAAKVSKQSGRSKTTSTTSTPGKNGSGKRDRKNPWINR; translated from the coding sequence GTGAAAATCCACATCGTCAAACAGGGCGACACCTTATATGAGTTGTCACAAAAGTATGGGGTTTCATTGGCCAAGATTATGGATGCCAATCCGCAGCTGGTGGACCCTGATCAGCTGGACATCGGTGCCAAAATTAAAATTCCGGCAGAACCCGTTACCGTGCCGGACGGCTCAAGCACGTCTATCCATAAGCATACGGTGAAGCAGGGAGATTCACTGTGGAAGCTGTCCAAAGCATGGGGAGTTCCCCTTAAGAACATGATTGAGGCTAATCCGCAGCTGAAGAATCCCAATGCTCTTTTGGTCGGAGAAATCGTTAATATACCGGCACCTTCACCAGCAGGAGCTGTCGAGAAGAAGGAAATGGAGGCAGCACCGGACCTCCTTGGCAAAACCGCACCTGGGAGCAAAACCTACACAGGTCCCAAAGAACAGATGACGGCGCCTTCACTCCCCTTGGTTCCTGACATGCCAGAAGCCCCTGATATGCCGGAAGAACTGGAGATCGAAGTGGAGATTGCACCTGAAATCGTGGTAAAGCCAGAGATTACCGTAAGCCCAGAGGTTGTAGAGAAGACTGTGATCATTGAGAAAGAATGCCTGCCTGACATGCATCCGTCCATGCCAGCCTGCCCTGAACCGTATACGGAAGCCAGTGAGGCTATGCCTCATTTTCCTATGCCTTGTGCTCCAGGAGACTTCTCCCAGTCTATGGTAAATCCGATGTACGGAGGGATGCCGGCACCATGGGCGCCCACAGCATCCTATAGCATGCTGCCTGAAATGCCTTGTGGCTGCAATGAGGGATCGCCATTGTCTCCATATCCGATGTGGTTTGATGGGGGCATGGGTCATCCAGCGGCCTATCCTATGCCTTATGGCTCTCCAATGAGCATGAATGCAGGGGGGCATGAGATGATGTATGCTGGAGTGTCTGAATATCCAACAGCATCAGGCAGTGTATATCCACAGCCTCATGAAGCGGCCCAGCACAAGATGCAGTCTTCACCGATGGCTATATCACCAGATTATTACGGCGGGGTACCCTACGGACAAATGATGTGGGGAGGTCAGGCGATTGCGGGCGCTGGTTCCATGTATCATCAACCGATGCACGGTCAACAGCAAGGAATGGTCATGGGAATGCCATCTCAGCCGTGCCAGCCATGGTCAACATATGGAGCCGATATGAGTCCCCTCCCGCTACACGGCCCGCAAAAAGACTGCGGCTGCCATGGACTTCGTGAAGAGGATGCACCGAGCCAGAGCACGATCCAAGAAGCGGCTTCCGAAATGAGCGAAGGCAACTCAGTGACTGTAGTGAGACCGAAAGCTGCAAAGCCGGCAGCGAAGGTTTCCAAGCAGAGTGGTCGCAGCAAAACAACAAGTACAACAAGTACACCCGGCAAAAACGGCAGCGGCAAGCGTGATCGGAAAAATCCGTGGATTAATCGATAG
- a CDS encoding BofC C-terminal domain-containing protein has product MWRKRWKRWRRAIWTCSLFIGIGLLAFSGNQLTERMKELLTQDTHPAPIALETLLQLQIDPQAEQQADFTEEQQQFMKTLNEYQGQMQVHLRTVYVCGVEEKSLGLHSADGIYALMNQNPALRGSFDSEGEVWLEEAVADDLSPSCKEQAYISVDQQGNLTLFDGPPEKDKVIQTFFQLDIGSMESSLPVDVVRQLQHGIRVQDIEEYNSVLSTFSDYARDLAEDVMKAH; this is encoded by the coding sequence TTGTGGAGAAAGCGTTGGAAACGCTGGAGAAGAGCGATATGGACCTGCTCGTTGTTCATTGGAATTGGTCTGCTGGCTTTTTCGGGAAATCAACTGACCGAGCGTATGAAGGAGCTGCTGACACAGGACACGCACCCGGCTCCCATTGCTCTGGAAACACTTTTGCAGCTTCAGATCGACCCGCAAGCAGAACAGCAGGCAGATTTCACTGAAGAACAGCAGCAATTCATGAAGACACTGAATGAGTATCAAGGACAGATGCAGGTGCATTTAAGAACGGTTTATGTGTGCGGTGTCGAGGAGAAAAGCCTAGGGCTGCATAGCGCTGATGGGATTTACGCGCTGATGAATCAAAATCCGGCCTTGAGGGGCAGCTTTGATTCGGAGGGTGAAGTGTGGCTGGAGGAGGCTGTTGCCGACGATTTATCTCCTTCTTGTAAAGAACAGGCTTACATCAGTGTGGATCAGCAGGGTAACCTGACGCTTTTTGACGGTCCACCGGAGAAGGATAAGGTAATCCAAACCTTTTTCCAGCTTGATATTGGATCTATGGAGTCGTCATTGCCAGTGGATGTGGTCAGGCAGCTGCAGCATGGTATCCGGGTACAGGATATAGAGGAGTACAACAGCGTGCTGTCTACGTTCAGTGATTATGCCAGGGATTTAGCGGAGGATGTTATGAAAGCACATTAA
- a CDS encoding ACT domain-containing protein — protein MKERYYLVREDILPEAVVKTMQVKRLLAAGEAKTVHDAVEQVGLSRSAFYKYKDGIHPINQLERDEIVTISIDMEHRSGMLSGVLGLVAGEGGNVLTIHQSIPLQGIANVVISVEVSRLNEELDDLLVGIRRIQGVRRVQMIGQG, from the coding sequence GTGAAAGAACGTTATTATTTGGTCCGAGAGGATATTTTACCGGAAGCTGTCGTCAAGACGATGCAGGTCAAGAGACTGCTGGCGGCCGGAGAGGCCAAGACCGTGCACGATGCTGTGGAGCAGGTGGGATTAAGCCGGAGCGCTTTTTACAAATACAAAGACGGTATTCATCCCATTAACCAGCTGGAGCGGGACGAAATTGTAACCATCTCCATTGATATGGAACATCGCTCGGGCATGCTGTCAGGAGTTCTGGGACTGGTCGCTGGGGAAGGCGGAAACGTGCTGACCATTCATCAGAGCATCCCGCTGCAAGGCATTGCCAACGTCGTTATTTCCGTAGAGGTTTCAAGGCTGAATGAGGAGCTGGACGATTTATTGGTCGGCATTCGGCGCATCCAGGGAGTCCGGCGGGTCCAGATGATTGGACAGGGATAA
- the pheA gene encoding prephenate dehydratase, translated as MNRIALLPSGSVSHEALLYLLNGEPAELVHHKLISDVFMSTVEGRTDYSVIPIENTIEGSVSLHMDWLVNEVEIPMQAEWVYPSKQNLIGSRAEFERADGSIDFQRITKIYSHPVATAQCRQFLSRNVPGAELEPVGSTSEGVHIVKQNPGKGWAAIGTSLGAETHGLDILSPSITDHDNNYTRFVLVGSHSISIPRTSVYVKTSVLVTLPEDVPGALHQVLSAFAWRRLNLSRIESRPTKKKLGNYYFYIDVMESAESVLLTAAIGEIEALGCQVRVLGSYPGFAYNKQQSPAAT; from the coding sequence ATGAACCGAATCGCACTTCTACCCTCAGGATCTGTATCGCATGAAGCACTGTTGTATCTGTTGAACGGCGAGCCGGCAGAATTGGTTCACCATAAGCTGATTTCTGATGTGTTCATGTCTACCGTAGAAGGCAGAACCGATTACAGCGTCATTCCGATTGAGAACACGATTGAGGGCTCGGTCAGTCTTCATATGGATTGGCTTGTGAATGAAGTTGAGATCCCGATGCAGGCGGAGTGGGTGTACCCTTCGAAACAGAATCTGATCGGCAGCCGAGCTGAGTTTGAGCGGGCAGACGGGAGCATTGATTTTCAACGGATTACGAAAATTTACTCTCATCCTGTAGCGACTGCTCAATGTCGGCAGTTTCTCTCACGCAATGTACCTGGTGCGGAGCTGGAGCCGGTAGGCAGCACTTCTGAAGGAGTACACATTGTGAAGCAGAACCCGGGGAAAGGCTGGGCGGCCATCGGTACCTCGCTGGGTGCTGAGACGCATGGGCTGGATATCCTGTCCCCGTCAATTACGGATCACGACAACAACTACACCCGATTTGTGCTGGTTGGAAGCCATTCGATATCCATTCCGCGTACATCGGTGTATGTCAAGACAAGTGTTCTGGTTACGCTCCCGGAGGATGTGCCAGGAGCCCTGCATCAGGTGCTTTCCGCTTTTGCATGGCGCCGGCTGAACCTGTCCCGAATTGAGTCTCGTCCAACCAAAAAAAAGCTGGGTAACTACTACTTCTACATTGATGTTATGGAATCGGCTGAATCTGTGCTGCTGACAGCAGCTATTGGAGAGATCGAAGCGCTGGGCTGTCAGGTTCGAGTGCTCGGCTCCTATCCCGGCTTTGCTTACAATAAACAGCAATCCCCGGCAGCAACATAG
- the obgE gene encoding GTPase ObgE — MFVDKAKVFVKGGDGGDGLISFRREKYVPNGGPAGGDGGRGGDVIFRVDEGLRTLMDFRYQRHFKAKRGEKGRNKSQHGAGAEDMIVRIPPGTVLIDDDSGEIIADLTRNGQQVVVARGGRGGRGNIRFATPNNPAPELAENGEEGQERYITMELKVMADVGLVGFPSVGKSTLLSVVSAAQPKIGAYHFTTITPNLGMVEVGDDRSFVMADLPGLIEGAHEGIGLGHEFLRHVERTRVIIHVVDMSGSEGRDPFEDWVKINEELRLYNPVLAERPQIVAANKMDMPESEENLSVFREKTAAVRPDLEILPISSLTRQGIKELLYKAAAVLDEIPEEVAVEEVPEVAERKVYRFEQQEDNSFTITRDNEAYVVHSERIERMLKRMQMNSHDAILKLARTMRHMGIDDELRRRGAVDGTIVRIADFEFEFVEGSSYY; from the coding sequence ATGTTCGTAGATAAAGCGAAAGTGTTTGTAAAAGGCGGAGACGGCGGAGACGGCTTGATTTCGTTCCGGCGGGAGAAATACGTTCCTAACGGCGGACCTGCCGGCGGGGATGGCGGAAGAGGCGGAGACGTTATTTTTCGGGTAGATGAAGGCTTGAGAACCTTGATGGATTTCCGTTACCAGCGCCATTTTAAAGCCAAGCGTGGCGAAAAGGGCAGAAATAAAAGTCAGCACGGTGCCGGCGCCGAGGATATGATTGTTCGGATTCCTCCGGGAACAGTGCTTATTGATGATGATTCCGGCGAGATCATTGCCGATTTGACACGTAACGGCCAGCAGGTTGTCGTCGCTCGCGGCGGACGGGGCGGACGGGGAAATATCCGTTTTGCAACACCGAATAATCCTGCTCCGGAGCTTGCAGAGAACGGAGAAGAGGGGCAGGAGCGGTACATTACGATGGAGCTCAAGGTGATGGCAGATGTCGGTCTTGTCGGCTTTCCAAGTGTCGGCAAATCAACGCTGCTCTCCGTAGTATCTGCTGCCCAGCCGAAGATCGGGGCGTATCATTTCACAACGATAACTCCGAACCTGGGGATGGTGGAAGTAGGAGATGACCGTAGCTTTGTAATGGCAGACCTGCCGGGTCTGATTGAAGGTGCTCATGAGGGAATCGGACTGGGACACGAATTCCTGCGTCATGTTGAGCGTACGCGTGTCATTATTCACGTGGTGGACATGTCGGGCTCTGAGGGCCGGGACCCGTTTGAAGACTGGGTAAAAATTAACGAAGAGCTCAGGCTGTACAATCCGGTTTTGGCCGAGCGCCCTCAGATCGTAGCAGCTAATAAAATGGACATGCCGGAGTCGGAGGAGAATCTAAGCGTGTTCCGTGAGAAGACTGCAGCAGTCCGGCCGGATCTTGAGATTCTGCCGATCTCATCCTTGACGCGCCAAGGCATTAAAGAGCTTCTGTACAAAGCCGCTGCTGTACTGGATGAAATTCCGGAGGAGGTTGCAGTAGAAGAAGTGCCGGAGGTAGCAGAGCGCAAGGTGTACCGATTCGAGCAGCAGGAGGACAATTCCTTTACAATTACCCGGGACAATGAGGCGTACGTGGTGCACAGTGAGCGCATTGAGCGCATGCTCAAGCGGATGCAGATGAATTCCCATGATGCGATTCTGAAGCTTGCGCGGACGATGAGACATATGGGCATTGACGATGAGCTTCGCCGCCGGGGGGCTGTGGACGGAACGATTGTACGTATTGCGGATTTTGAGTTTGAGTTTGTTGAGGGAAGCAGCTATTACTAG
- the ruvC gene encoding crossover junction endodeoxyribonuclease RuvC: MRIMGIDPGIAIVGFGFVDKAGSKLTPVQYGSIQTKAHTPEEERLHHVYEGMVQLIDQYKPDAVAFEKLFFNRNVTNAMAVSQARGVLILAAVQRGLPIGEYTPMQVKQAIVGYGKAEKKQVQEMVRMFLKLQTVPKPDDVADALAVAICHAHSSTLNSKLNEVLRK, encoded by the coding sequence TTGCGTATTATGGGAATAGACCCTGGCATAGCTATTGTCGGGTTCGGATTTGTAGATAAGGCCGGAAGCAAGCTGACGCCGGTGCAGTATGGGAGCATCCAGACGAAGGCGCATACTCCTGAAGAGGAACGTTTGCATCACGTATATGAAGGCATGGTTCAGCTGATTGATCAATATAAGCCGGATGCGGTCGCTTTTGAGAAGCTGTTTTTTAATCGGAATGTCACGAATGCGATGGCGGTTTCACAGGCTCGCGGCGTCTTGATTCTGGCTGCAGTCCAGCGCGGGCTGCCTATAGGAGAGTATACCCCGATGCAGGTCAAGCAGGCGATTGTCGGATATGGTAAGGCCGAGAAGAAGCAGGTTCAGGAAATGGTCCGAATGTTCCTCAAGCTTCAGACTGTCCCGAAGCCGGACGATGTCGCGGATGCTTTGGCGGTGGCGATCTGCCATGCCCATTCCTCTACGTTGAATTCTAAATTGAATGAGGTATTGCGAAAATGA
- the thrB gene encoding homoserine kinase, giving the protein MILNDGVRIRVPASTANLGPGFDTLGMALSLYAWIEMRPHDRTVFELHGDEMKGLPQNKDNLLYKVAQLVFQEAGISIPELHIGMYSDIPLTRGLGSSASAIVGALAAANAVAGSPLPDHKLFDMATDLERHPDNVGASMFGGIIASAWDGQHADYVRIEPPEELETLVVIPDFQLATTKARDVLPQHVSLTDAVFNISRSSLLTAALSSGQLDLISAAMQDRLHQPYRASLVPGMDRILKEATGRGALGIALSGAGPTMIAFVRRGDEGTEMLKSYLLETMKEQGIQASAQLLKPDKEGVTVLGMNRGTTLMDIVKGEVTI; this is encoded by the coding sequence ATGATCTTGAACGACGGCGTACGGATCAGGGTTCCTGCCAGTACGGCAAACCTGGGACCCGGCTTTGACACCTTGGGCATGGCGCTATCGCTGTACGCCTGGATTGAAATGAGACCGCATGATCGGACCGTATTCGAGCTGCACGGTGACGAAATGAAGGGCCTTCCGCAAAATAAGGATAATCTGCTGTACAAGGTAGCGCAGCTGGTATTTCAGGAGGCCGGGATTTCAATTCCGGAGCTCCACATCGGAATGTATTCAGACATCCCGCTGACGCGCGGCTTGGGAAGCAGTGCTTCAGCCATCGTTGGTGCGCTGGCGGCAGCCAATGCTGTTGCAGGCTCGCCGCTGCCGGATCATAAGCTATTTGACATGGCCACAGACTTGGAGCGTCATCCTGACAATGTAGGAGCTTCCATGTTCGGGGGAATTATTGCGTCTGCCTGGGACGGCCAGCATGCGGACTACGTGCGGATTGAGCCTCCCGAAGAGCTGGAGACGCTAGTGGTCATACCAGACTTTCAGCTGGCCACGACCAAGGCTCGGGACGTATTGCCGCAGCATGTGTCATTAACAGATGCCGTATTTAATATTAGCCGGTCTTCACTTCTCACCGCAGCGCTCTCCTCGGGGCAGCTGGACCTGATTTCTGCCGCGATGCAGGACCGCCTGCATCAGCCTTACCGGGCGAGTCTCGTGCCTGGAATGGACCGCATCCTGAAGGAAGCTACAGGGCGAGGGGCTTTGGGCATTGCTTTAAGCGGAGCTGGGCCGACGATGATTGCATTCGTGCGCCGCGGTGATGAGGGAACCGAGATGCTGAAGAGCTATCTTTTGGAGACGATGAAGGAGCAGGGAATTCAGGCGTCAGCCCAGCTGCTGAAGCCCGATAAAGAGGGTGTTACTGTTCTGGGCATGAACCGGGGCACTACCCTGATGGATATCGTTAAAGGGGAAGTTACAATATGA
- the thrC gene encoding threonine synthase codes for MPYEGLIQTYKNYLPVNENTPLLTLKEGNTPLIRAENLSKDLDLDLYFKFEGLNPTGSFKDRGMVMAVAKAMEEGSKTIMCASTGNTSAAAAAYAARGGLNCIVLIPNNNIALGKLAQAIIYGAKVIAIDGNFDRALEIVREITAKHPITLVNSVNPYRIEGQKTAAFEVVDQLGKAPDVLAIPVGNAGNISAYWKGFKEYKEAGKSSTLPRMLGFEAEGAMAIVKGEPIANPETVATAIRIGNPASWKTAVIAAEESQGQINYVTDDEILEAYRTIASREGVFAEPGSAASIAGVYKMKREGYFKGGESVVCVLTGHGLKDPNIAIKTVNAEPLVVSDNEAAVMDAIATLEGAAQV; via the coding sequence ATGCCATACGAAGGCTTAATCCAAACTTATAAAAATTATCTGCCTGTAAATGAGAACACACCATTGTTGACGCTGAAGGAAGGGAATACCCCTCTGATCCGTGCGGAGAATCTGTCCAAGGATCTGGATCTTGATTTGTATTTCAAGTTTGAAGGCTTGAATCCAACCGGTTCCTTTAAGGACCGCGGTATGGTCATGGCTGTAGCGAAAGCGATGGAAGAAGGAAGCAAGACGATTATGTGCGCGTCCACCGGGAACACCTCCGCCGCGGCAGCAGCGTATGCTGCACGTGGGGGGCTGAACTGTATTGTGTTGATTCCAAACAACAATATTGCCCTCGGCAAGCTGGCACAAGCGATCATTTATGGAGCCAAAGTCATTGCGATTGACGGCAACTTTGACCGTGCGCTTGAAATCGTCCGTGAAATTACAGCGAAGCATCCGATTACGCTGGTGAACTCTGTGAATCCGTATCGTATCGAAGGACAGAAGACTGCAGCCTTTGAGGTGGTGGATCAGCTGGGCAAAGCTCCGGATGTATTGGCAATTCCTGTTGGTAATGCCGGAAACATCTCCGCATACTGGAAGGGCTTCAAGGAATATAAGGAAGCGGGTAAGTCCTCGACCTTGCCTCGTATGCTCGGCTTTGAGGCTGAGGGTGCAATGGCGATCGTAAAAGGTGAGCCGATTGCTAATCCTGAAACCGTTGCGACGGCGATTCGTATCGGTAATCCAGCCAGCTGGAAGACGGCGGTAATAGCTGCTGAAGAATCTCAAGGTCAGATTAACTATGTAACCGATGATGAGATTCTGGAGGCCTATCGTACGATTGCTTCCCGGGAAGGAGTATTCGCTGAGCCGGGCTCTGCCGCATCGATCGCTGGTGTCTACAAAATGAAGCGCGAAGGATATTTCAAGGGCGGAGAATCGGTAGTCTGTGTGCTGACAGGCCACGGCTTGAAGGATCCGAACATTGCGATCAAAACGGTCAACGCCGAGCCGCTCGTAGTCTCGGACAACGAAGCTGCCGTTATGGATGCGATTGCTACCCTTGAAGGGGCTGCGCAGGTATGA